A window of the Cygnus atratus isolate AKBS03 ecotype Queensland, Australia chromosome 4, CAtr_DNAZoo_HiC_assembly, whole genome shotgun sequence genome harbors these coding sequences:
- the GC gene encoding vitamin D-binding protein, which produces MKAAVTLLLLLFATTHAEHRGRAYVRDKVCQEFKTMGKDDFRTLTLIMNSRKFSNATFEEISHLVHEIVSLAETCCTDGADPSCYDAGSSALSAKSCGPDSPFPAHPGTAACCVHHGLEQKLCLAALQHPPRQLPHYIEPSNEELCQAFKKDPKDFADRFLYEYVSSYGQAPLPVLLGSTRNFLSMVSTCCISPAPTVCFLKEKLQRKTLSLLTLMSNRACSRFTVYGKDKVKFSYLTMLAQKIPSASFEDLSPLAEDAAEVFAQCCDSVAEDCMQKKLSEHTAKVCAALSTKDERFADCCAGKNIMQNYFCISTLKPATAPKLPELQKPTNKHLCGDNGALHARRYMFELSRRHTNIPDVFLGKLYDASENVIRECCSAKDASACLDSKRQQVGGELPTFLENANQFCGQYNEMNFLDFKKRLRDSMKQTVPETSPELLTQLVDQRADFASTCCPANSPSLHCAAQVTAYLESACKQGSCVLI; this is translated from the exons GTAGAGCGTATGTCCGGGACAAAGTATGCCAAGAGTTCAAAACCATGGGGAAGGATGACTTCCGAACCCT GACCCTCATTATGAACAGCAGGAAGTTCTCCAATGCCACCTTCGAGGAGATCAGCCACCTCGTGCATGAGATTGTCTCACTGGCAGAGACCTGCTGCACCGATGGCGCTGACCCCTCCTGCTATGATGCTGGG TCTTCAGCCCTGTCGGCCAAGTCCTGTGGCCCCGACTCGCCCTTCCCTGCCCACCCAGGGACGGCCGCCTGCTGTGTCCACCATGGCCTGGAGCAGAAGCTGTGcctggctgccctgcagcatccACCCCGCCAGCTGCCCCACTACATTGAGCCCTCCAACGAGGAACTCTGCCAGGCCTTCAAGAAGGACCCCAAGGACTTTGCTGACAG GTTCCTGTACGAGTACGTCAGCAGCTACGGCCAGGCACCCTTGCCTGTGCTCCTGGGCTCCACCAGGAACTTCCTCTCCATGGTCTCCACCTGCTGTATATCCCCAGCACCCACCGTCTGTTTCCTGAAGGAG aaactgcaaagaaaaacccTCTCCCTACTCACACTGATGTCAAACAGGGCTTGCTCCCGCTTCACGGTATATGGGAAGGACAAAGTGAAGTTCAG CTACCTGACCATGCTTGCCCAGAAGATACCAAGTGCTTCATTTGAGGACCTTTCTCCTCTGGCAGAGGACGCGGCCGAGGTGTTCGCCCAGTGCTGCGACTCGGTGGCTGAGGACTGCATGCAGAAGAAG TTATCGGAGCACACTGCAAAGGTCTGCGCCGCACTGTCGACCAAAGATGAAAGGTTTGCCGACTGCTGTGCAGGAAAAAACATCATGCAAAACTACTTCTGCATCTCCACCTTGAAACCGGCCACAGCCCCCAAATTGCCTGAGCTGCAGAAGCCGACCAACAAGCACTTGTGTGGTGACAATGGGGCCCTCCATGCCAGAAG GTACATGTTTGAACTGTCACGGAGGCACACCAATATCCCTGATGTCTTCCTTGGCAAACTGTACGATGCATCTGAAAACGTCATCAGGGAGTGCTGCTCTGCCAAGGATGCCTCTGCCTGCCTTGACAGCAAG CGACAGCAAGTGGGAGGAGAGCTGCCCACCTTCCTGGAAAACGCCAACCAGTTCTGTGGACAGTACAATGAGATGAATTTCCTCGACTTCAAGAAGAG GCTGAGGGACAGCATGAAGCAGACTGTGCCAGAAACCAGCCCTGAGCTGCTGACACAGCTGGTGGATCAGAGAGCTGATTTCGCTTCCACGTGCTGCCCAGCAAACTCGCCATCGCTTCATTGTGCTGCACAG GTGACCGCATACCTGGAAAGTGCATGCAAGCAGGGTTCCTGTGTGCTGATTTAG